A part of Candidatus Electrothrix aestuarii genomic DNA contains:
- a CDS encoding DUF2062 domain-containing protein encodes MIRSIFRLPRYYLLQIRRLKGDPIYLAKGFAFGVFMGVLPLVPIQTILIIPLSITFRVSTLAAIIAGTMVSNPLTFMPQYYITWKLGNAVLPGRISWEHLQQVLLAVQNDGLLDGLATFSHLGLRTIAVLLTGGTIIGIPAGIISYFFALKFFRTLQAHRLRKHKLNHRTKKPKKIKKEPESLDESTK; translated from the coding sequence ATGATACGAAGTATCTTTCGTCTGCCCAGATATTATCTTCTCCAGATACGACGTCTGAAAGGGGATCCAATCTATCTGGCCAAGGGTTTTGCCTTTGGGGTCTTTATGGGCGTCTTACCCCTGGTGCCAATACAGACCATCCTCATTATTCCGCTCAGCATTACCTTCCGGGTGAGCACCCTTGCCGCAATCATTGCAGGCACAATGGTCAGCAATCCTCTGACCTTTATGCCCCAGTATTATATTACCTGGAAACTGGGCAATGCTGTGCTGCCTGGCAGGATTTCCTGGGAGCATCTGCAACAGGTCTTACTAGCAGTACAGAACGACGGTCTGCTCGACGGCCTAGCCACCTTCAGCCACCTCGGACTCCGCACTATTGCCGTGCTCCTCACTGGCGGCACTATCATCGGCATCCCAGCAGGCATAATCAGCTACTTCTTTGCCCTGAAATTCTTTCGCACGCTTCAGGCTCATCGTCTGCGCAAGCATAAACTCAATCACAGAACAAAAAAACCAAAGAAAATAAAAAAGGAGCCAGAAAGTCTCGACGAATCGACCAAATAA
- a CDS encoding Kazal-type serine protease inhibitor domain-containing protein: MCTRQYEPVCGCDGRTHSNPCTAASAGVSISHPGRCQDTPPPPVRHRRHRRY; the protein is encoded by the coding sequence ATGTGTACGCGTCAGTACGAGCCGGTTTGCGGCTGTGACGGCAGAACCCATAGCAATCCCTGTACAGCAGCAAGTGCAGGTGTTTCTATCAGTCATCCTGGACGCTGCCAGGATACTCCCCCTCCTCCTGTCAGACATCGTCGGCACCGCCGGTATTGA
- a CDS encoding ATP-binding protein: protein MPKYFNTTGPCFPRLHYMLPPKDRLIGASLDRYIRDELYWVLHAPRQTGKTTFLQSWMHEINAGTEAVACYVSLEICQEVTEVERAMPAMVAAVRQYAENFGVPIPEYPKGEPAENMFSAILVNWARIVAPKKLIVLFDEVDVVAGPAMVSLLRQLRGGFAQRSSGVFPVSIALVGMRDLRDYLVTSKDGQVLNPGSPFNIKHDSATLVNFSQDDIAALTVQHTEATGQLFTSEALERIWACSSGQPWLVNALCEQIVYRIIPDPGIAVQPEHVEQAKNQLIASRATHIDSLGERLKDERIRRVIQPMIIGESDPTLGRSDRDVEFCLDLGLIAWEGSLVIANAIYREVIARYLGQNYQDNIPAPEFTWQRPDGGLDMDALMEEFQKFWAWNSEIWEEKADYTEAFPHLLLMAFLQRIINGGGMVDREYAAWRGRMDLLIRFGGRSNLVEIKLVHPRMGRKATRDQGLEQVERYADQVNPDTCHLVIFDRRPDQRTVPWEERLSKESCVTSIGRSVEVIWC from the coding sequence ATGCCAAAATACTTCAACACCACCGGCCCCTGCTTTCCCCGGCTCCACTACATGCTCCCGCCCAAGGACCGTCTGATCGGAGCCAGCCTGGACCGCTATATTCGCGATGAACTCTATTGGGTTCTGCATGCGCCCCGCCAGACCGGCAAGACCACCTTTCTCCAGTCCTGGATGCATGAGATCAACGCAGGCACAGAGGCTGTGGCCTGTTATGTCAGCCTGGAGATATGCCAGGAAGTGACCGAAGTGGAACGAGCTATGCCTGCAATGGTCGCGGCTGTGCGACAATATGCGGAAAACTTTGGTGTCCCTATACCGGAATATCCGAAAGGAGAGCCAGCTGAAAATATGTTCTCCGCTATTCTGGTGAACTGGGCACGTATAGTAGCCCCGAAAAAGCTAATCGTACTGTTCGACGAAGTTGATGTGGTTGCAGGCCCGGCCATGGTGAGTCTGCTGCGTCAGCTCCGGGGAGGTTTCGCACAACGTAGCTCAGGAGTATTTCCTGTCTCAATCGCCCTTGTCGGCATGCGCGATCTGCGGGATTATCTGGTCACCAGTAAAGATGGTCAGGTGCTGAATCCGGGCAGTCCTTTCAATATTAAACACGATTCGGCTACACTCGTTAACTTCAGCCAAGATGACATTGCGGCTCTTACGGTCCAGCATACCGAGGCAACAGGACAGCTCTTCACGTCGGAGGCCCTGGAACGTATATGGGCCTGCTCCTCGGGACAGCCCTGGCTGGTCAACGCCTTATGCGAGCAGATCGTCTACCGGATTATCCCGGACCCAGGAATAGCCGTACAGCCGGAGCATGTTGAGCAGGCAAAGAATCAGCTCATCGCCTCCCGTGCCACCCATATTGATTCCTTGGGTGAACGCCTTAAGGACGAACGAATACGGCGAGTAATCCAGCCCATGATCATCGGAGAGAGTGATCCTACTCTGGGCCGTTCTGACCGCGATGTGGAGTTCTGTCTTGATCTGGGCCTGATCGCCTGGGAGGGTTCGCTGGTCATTGCTAACGCCATCTACCGGGAGGTCATTGCCCGTTACCTGGGACAGAACTATCAGGATAATATCCCGGCCCCGGAATTTACCTGGCAGCGCCCTGACGGTGGTTTGGATATGGATGCCCTCATGGAAGAATTTCAGAAATTCTGGGCCTGGAACTCGGAGATCTGGGAGGAAAAGGCAGACTATACAGAAGCCTTTCCTCATCTCCTGCTCATGGCTTTTCTCCAGCGCATCATCAATGGCGGTGGTATGGTGGATCGGGAGTATGCTGCGTGGAGAGGGCGGATGGATTTGCTTATTCGTTTTGGCGGCAGGAGTAACCTGGTGGAGATCAAGCTGGTCCATCCCAGGATGGGTAGGAAGGCCACCCGTGATCAGGGCCTGGAACAAGTTGAACGCTATGCTGATCAGGTTAACCCGGACACCTGTCATCTGGTCATTTTTGATCGGCGCCCTGACCAACGAACAGTTCCTTGGGAGGAACGGCTTAGCAAGGAGTCCTGTGTAACCTCAATTGGCCGCTCTGTGGAAGTTATCTGGTGCTGA
- a CDS encoding phosphotransferase, with translation MFLTATNIVHYLLAKGLVTTESVVDGDFIVSEAGRRNRNFMITRNQSPGIFVKQIKNFEPETIATIQQEGSCYRFINSSPLYEPIKRLMPPFIDYDDTRYILTLELLPGSENLNEYHNRLESFPDSIGRMIGEGIGTYHSDVGRMFSNTPNQTLFPKKAPWILSFHQSNGAMFQQLSQGNSKLLELLHQYPEFQSKLDELRNEWQYDSLIHGDIKWDNFIVFNNEDEKPEFRIIDWELVDFGDSCWDVGGVFQAYLFYWILSMPFENEDTISRSYQKAKFKIEEMHPSIKAFWDSYTKSCRMNNVEKLRTLSRSIRFGAARMVQTAFEYLFYSQGLNNRTLALLQVSFNILKSPEKAASALLGLKL, from the coding sequence ATGTTTTTAACTGCAACAAATATCGTTCATTATCTTTTAGCGAAAGGCTTAGTCACAACGGAATCTGTTGTTGACGGTGACTTTATTGTTTCAGAAGCCGGTCGCAGGAACAGAAACTTTATGATAACCCGGAACCAGTCTCCTGGGATTTTCGTAAAGCAAATAAAAAATTTTGAACCTGAGACGATTGCTACAATCCAGCAGGAGGGGAGCTGTTATCGGTTTATAAACTCTTCCCCTCTCTACGAACCAATCAAACGGCTTATGCCTCCTTTTATCGATTATGACGATACTCGATACATTCTCACTCTTGAGTTATTACCCGGCAGTGAAAACCTGAACGAATACCACAATCGCTTAGAATCATTCCCCGACTCTATTGGAAGGATGATCGGTGAAGGGATCGGCACTTATCATTCCGACGTCGGACGAATGTTTAGCAATACTCCCAACCAGACACTTTTTCCCAAAAAAGCTCCCTGGATACTTTCCTTCCATCAAAGTAATGGGGCTATGTTCCAACAATTGAGTCAAGGAAACTCAAAATTATTGGAACTGTTACATCAATATCCTGAGTTTCAATCAAAATTAGATGAACTCAGGAACGAATGGCAGTATGACAGCCTGATTCATGGCGACATCAAATGGGACAACTTTATTGTTTTTAATAATGAAGATGAAAAACCGGAATTCCGAATAATTGATTGGGAACTTGTGGATTTTGGAGATTCCTGTTGGGATGTAGGAGGAGTCTTTCAGGCATATCTTTTTTATTGGATACTAAGCATGCCTTTTGAAAACGAGGACACGATCTCTCGTTCATATCAAAAAGCCAAATTCAAAATAGAGGAAATGCATCCCTCCATAAAAGCTTTTTGGGATAGTTATACAAAATCATGTCGAATGAATAACGTAGAAAAGCTGCGAACACTCTCACGCAGCATTCGTTTCGGAGCCGCAAGAATGGTTCAGACTGCCTTTGAATATCTTTTTTATTCACAAGGACTCAATAATAGAACGCTTGCCCTCTTACAGGTCAGCTTTAACATCCTTAAGTCTCCTGAGAAAGCTGCATCGGCACTTTTGGGGCTAAAACTATAA
- a CDS encoding metallophosphatase domain-containing protein: MKIAVFSDTHTAHWKVKVPDADLLIFAGDMTHCRTDREVADFNTFLGSLPHQHKIVVAGNHDHRLTDDPAKAKSLLTEAIYLQDEAVMVQGITIYGAPWNPLFNDYACDAFALPRGKVLKRKWDMIPQDIDILVTHTPPSGILDKNGPVSHGCTDLAAVVQGVRPKYHVFGHIHNRHGMVKQGETWYINCNVQGKHGVLRTPILLDYATGEILDVEMEEG; the protein is encoded by the coding sequence ATGAAGATAGCAGTTTTTAGTGATACCCATACCGCACATTGGAAGGTCAAGGTCCCTGATGCGGACCTTCTCATTTTTGCCGGAGATATGACCCATTGCCGCACCGATCGTGAGGTGGCGGATTTTAATACTTTCCTGGGCTCCTTGCCCCATCAGCATAAAATCGTGGTGGCCGGGAACCATGATCACAGGTTGACGGATGACCCGGCCAAAGCTAAGTCCCTGCTTACCGAAGCGATCTATCTTCAGGATGAAGCAGTTATGGTGCAGGGTATTACCATTTACGGAGCACCCTGGAACCCTTTGTTTAATGATTACGCCTGTGATGCCTTTGCCCTGCCGCGCGGCAAGGTGCTGAAGAGGAAATGGGATATGATCCCCCAAGATATTGATATCCTGGTCACCCATACCCCTCCCTCCGGGATTCTGGATAAAAACGGCCCGGTCTCTCACGGCTGTACTGATTTAGCAGCAGTGGTCCAAGGGGTCAGGCCTAAGTACCATGTTTTCGGCCATATCCATAATCGACACGGCATGGTTAAACAGGGGGAGACCTGGTATATCAACTGTAATGTGCAGGGGAAACACGGCGTGCTGCGGACCCCCATATTGCTTGATTATGCGACCGGGGAAATTCTGGATGTGGAAATGGAGGAGGGGTGA
- a CDS encoding VWA domain-containing protein: MRKSIRTPIKKTTRSCHLLWRVVLLVSVSLLLAGTAWAGPLQLQTTFDNNTVYSEQPAPHYLEVLVIAAPATGAVKRRLPLNLALVIDTSGSMRDENKLTSVQQAAIALVNRLQPEDRLAIVSYNNEAKVVLPSSPMKMEQEARWLIQSLRADGGTNLGAGLIEGYHQLREFASPRSINRVLLLSDGKANVGITSSAELSRMALQEADAGISLSTFGVGLDFNEDLMAALSESGRGMYYFIDRPESMETILAKEFNSVESLMAADIQVTITLAPDLHIERVFANSYQVNGNTISVRFGDLSAGERRRMQVRFLPSPRSQGTANNAAKVEMSYRTPGGEGSGTLTQGIGLAYVKSPQAIAGNLDKEVAERSAVFEANFARMEAAQAYDRGEKKRAASILNTVKKKLEGLTSSSRRVQQEVTEMEEYQQGLEQAMPASKRAMMQKQVKYKGQALEGC, from the coding sequence ATGAGGAAATCTATAAGAACACCAATAAAAAAAACAACCCGGTCTTGTCATTTGTTGTGGAGAGTAGTGCTGCTGGTCAGTGTGAGTCTGCTCCTTGCCGGAACGGCCTGGGCCGGTCCTTTACAGCTCCAGACCACCTTTGATAATAACACGGTGTATAGCGAGCAGCCCGCGCCCCATTACCTGGAAGTCCTGGTGATAGCTGCACCGGCGACTGGTGCTGTGAAAAGACGTTTGCCCTTGAATCTGGCCCTGGTTATTGATACCTCGGGCTCCATGCGGGATGAAAATAAGCTCACTTCAGTGCAGCAGGCGGCCATTGCCCTGGTTAACCGCCTCCAACCTGAAGATCGGTTGGCCATTGTTTCCTATAATAACGAGGCCAAGGTGGTGTTGCCCTCAAGCCCGATGAAGATGGAGCAGGAGGCCCGCTGGCTGATCCAGTCCCTGCGTGCGGACGGTGGGACTAATCTCGGTGCCGGACTGATTGAGGGTTATCATCAGCTGCGGGAGTTTGCCAGCCCGCGCTCCATCAACCGGGTGCTCTTGCTCTCTGACGGCAAGGCCAATGTGGGTATTACCTCTTCTGCCGAGCTCTCCCGCATGGCCTTACAAGAGGCTGATGCCGGGATTTCCCTGAGTACCTTTGGTGTGGGCCTGGATTTTAACGAGGATCTGATGGCCGCTCTTTCAGAAAGCGGGCGGGGTATGTATTATTTTATTGATCGCCCGGAAAGTATGGAGACCATCCTGGCCAAGGAGTTTAACTCCGTGGAGAGCCTGATGGCAGCAGATATCCAGGTGACCATCACTCTGGCCCCGGATTTGCATATTGAGCGGGTTTTTGCTAATAGTTATCAGGTCAACGGTAACACCATTTCTGTGCGCTTTGGTGATCTCTCTGCTGGCGAGCGTCGTCGGATGCAAGTACGTTTTCTGCCTAGCCCGCGCTCGCAGGGTACTGCGAATAATGCTGCAAAGGTGGAGATGTCCTACCGCACTCCTGGTGGAGAGGGATCAGGCACCCTAACCCAAGGGATAGGGTTAGCCTATGTGAAGAGCCCGCAGGCTATAGCAGGTAATCTGGATAAAGAGGTTGCTGAGCGTTCTGCTGTGTTTGAGGCCAATTTTGCCCGTATGGAAGCGGCCCAGGCCTATGATCGGGGCGAGAAAAAGCGGGCAGCTAGTATCCTGAATACGGTGAAGAAGAAGCTTGAGGGACTCACCTCCTCCAGTCGTCGGGTGCAGCAGGAGGTTACGGAAATGGAAGAGTATCAGCAAGGTCTTGAGCAAGCCATGCCTGCCAGCAAACGTGCCATGATGCAAAAACAGGTCAAATATAAGGGGCAGGCCCTTGAGGGCTGCTGA
- a CDS encoding lanthionine synthetase LanC family protein, giving the protein MEPVNNKWINSYRSFGAELYSGTAGIALFLARLYAFTNDNLQKRVLEGAVNNSLNGFDNIEGFIRHAFYSGITGIAHSLIDIGEILGNEELIHKSIEGLTTLKNVELDPMGLDVISGSAGAIPALIDIAVRYKRDDILELAVMHGEHLLKHAQKSEKGTSWDTMRVENQKNLTGYSHGVSGIVVALLELYQKVNDKRFHEAALEGLRYERNLFSKEHGNWPDLRIMNPEKPSTEPAYNMAWCHGAPGIGIARLRIYFLLDKDPEVKKELESAIQTTITPLQYPVSQGQGNYSLCHGNCGNAELMLLSDDLLGKRPELRQVAEAVGLNGINQRGNQDLPWECGVMNAGEAPNLLLGIAGIGYYYLRLYDSKKVPSILIVLPN; this is encoded by the coding sequence ATGGAACCTGTTAATAACAAATGGATAAATTCCTATCGTTCATTTGGAGCAGAACTCTACAGTGGAACAGCTGGGATCGCATTATTTTTGGCGAGACTGTATGCGTTCACAAACGACAACCTTCAAAAGAGAGTCTTGGAAGGAGCCGTTAATAATTCCCTGAATGGGTTCGACAATATTGAAGGATTTATTCGACACGCTTTTTACTCGGGCATTACTGGCATTGCTCATTCTTTGATAGACATCGGTGAAATTTTGGGTAATGAAGAACTTATTCATAAGAGTATTGAGGGATTAACAACATTAAAAAACGTAGAACTTGATCCAATGGGACTTGATGTTATCAGTGGGAGTGCAGGAGCAATTCCAGCTCTTATTGATATTGCCGTACGATACAAAAGGGACGATATTCTCGAACTTGCCGTAATGCATGGAGAGCACCTTCTCAAGCATGCCCAGAAGTCTGAAAAAGGAACCTCCTGGGACACTATGAGGGTGGAAAACCAGAAAAACCTGACAGGATATTCTCATGGAGTATCAGGTATTGTTGTGGCCTTGCTTGAGCTTTACCAAAAAGTCAATGACAAAAGATTTCACGAGGCTGCATTAGAGGGACTTCGATATGAAAGGAACCTTTTTAGTAAAGAACACGGCAACTGGCCTGATCTGAGAATTATGAATCCAGAAAAACCGTCAACGGAACCTGCCTACAACATGGCATGGTGTCACGGTGCTCCAGGGATCGGTATTGCTCGCCTGAGAATTTATTTTCTGTTAGACAAAGACCCTGAAGTCAAGAAAGAACTGGAAAGCGCTATACAGACAACGATAACTCCTCTGCAATACCCAGTCTCACAGGGCCAAGGTAATTATTCTCTCTGCCATGGCAACTGCGGGAATGCGGAACTCATGCTGCTCTCAGACGATCTCTTAGGTAAAAGACCAGAGCTAAGGCAAGTTGCTGAAGCGGTAGGATTGAACGGTATTAATCAAAGAGGAAATCAAGACCTTCCCTGGGAATGTGGAGTTATGAATGCTGGAGAAGCCCCAAATCTTCTTCTCGGTATTGCGGGAATCGGGTACTACTATCTCAGGCTCTACGACTCGAAGAAAGTCCCCTCAATACTCATAGTATTACCGAATTAA
- the moaA gene encoding GTP 3',8-cyclase MoaA: MPTRKNSFSGTDPLESSELRDLFSRTISYLRLSLTDRCNLKCLYCVPEEERRNCSPRLKQNDLLSYEELLRVVRVAVSLGISKIRLTGGEPLVRRNVMGFIDQLAKIDNLNDIRITTNGVLLEKYAGPLAAAGIRKINISLDTLRPERFARITGVDCFAQVWRGIEQAQAVGFSPLKLNTVVMRGVNDDELEDFARMSHDAAMQIRFIEFMPIGASSSWDKKAYMSSDEIMARIREMGELIPVSQGKADGPATMFRMGAGAKGKIGFISPISHRFCDRCNRLRLTSEGMLRSCLLDDRETDLRSVLRQGGSDQDIQQALLAAVRNKPKGHQMEDRLKNQGENCHGRMSRIGG, translated from the coding sequence ATGCCAACAAGAAAAAACAGCTTCTCCGGTACTGATCCGTTAGAAAGCAGCGAGCTCAGGGACCTATTTTCCAGAACCATTTCCTACCTGCGTCTGTCGCTGACGGATCGCTGTAACCTGAAATGTCTCTACTGTGTACCGGAAGAGGAACGCCGTAATTGCTCTCCTCGCCTCAAGCAGAATGACCTGCTCAGTTATGAGGAGCTGTTGCGGGTCGTGCGGGTTGCTGTTTCTCTGGGGATCTCCAAAATTCGTCTCACCGGAGGAGAACCGCTCGTCCGGAGAAACGTCATGGGATTTATAGACCAATTGGCGAAAATTGACAACCTCAACGATATAAGAATAACAACGAATGGGGTCCTGCTGGAAAAATATGCTGGGCCCTTGGCTGCGGCAGGTATCCGAAAGATAAATATCAGCCTGGATACGCTCAGGCCGGAGCGCTTTGCCCGCATTACCGGAGTGGATTGTTTTGCCCAGGTTTGGCGGGGGATTGAACAGGCACAGGCTGTGGGTTTTTCTCCTCTTAAGCTGAATACCGTGGTTATGCGCGGTGTGAATGATGATGAGTTGGAAGACTTTGCCAGGATGTCCCATGATGCGGCAATGCAGATCCGTTTTATCGAGTTCATGCCTATAGGTGCCTCATCCAGCTGGGATAAAAAGGCCTATATGTCTTCGGATGAGATCATGGCCCGCATCCGCGAGATGGGAGAGCTGATCCCGGTTTCTCAGGGAAAAGCAGATGGGCCAGCAACCATGTTCAGGATGGGAGCAGGAGCAAAAGGAAAGATTGGTTTTATCAGTCCGATCAGTCACCGCTTCTGTGACCGCTGTAATCGGTTGCGCCTGACCTCTGAGGGAATGCTCCGTTCCTGCCTGCTGGATGACCGGGAGACCGACCTTCGCTCTGTTCTTCGTCAGGGAGGGAGTGATCAGGATATTCAGCAGGCACTGCTAGCGGCAGTTCGTAATAAACCCAAGGGGCATCAGATGGAAGATCGCCTGAAGAATCAGGGAGAGAATTGTCATGGGAGGATGTCGCGGATTGGGGGGTAG
- a CDS encoding T3SS effector HopA1 family protein — translation MSNSIQDRITKIVDSFYIHSQFSFSINGNKPVQLPNNTGTTPAEQIGHYLPRDPLTRELQSLFYRKYCSADNSVESGNDQIDPSIFASQLSAANKSIEGWDHGWNVYQTTANGSLSIQKGDRHRTVYPGEYVTSGPPGTMVKVGTVVSVRVVRESFEIQQGFYYVFGHTLSDQFDDHNLVRFYFNATPEGALKIVHELTTALNRFQVPFRFKTLSFPSSYNRTDAAVLYIARRYFHIVAMSLQEVYERTLRLKSEIPLFTKKILPGIGIAEDPGTTESFGMHRCRLLAEGIVEAWKNGNQQLSAKMEAIKKQFTSNGLDIEKPYLNKNSVDFLLPDITRGVEI, via the coding sequence ATGAGCAATTCAATACAGGACAGAATAACGAAAATCGTTGACTCGTTTTATATTCATTCACAATTTTCATTTTCTATTAATGGCAACAAACCGGTCCAGCTACCCAATAATACCGGGACGACACCTGCAGAGCAAATAGGACATTATTTACCTCGTGATCCGTTAACAAGAGAACTCCAAAGCCTTTTTTATCGAAAGTATTGTTCCGCTGACAATTCAGTTGAATCTGGCAATGACCAGATTGACCCTTCAATCTTTGCGTCACAACTATCAGCAGCAAACAAAAGCATTGAGGGATGGGATCATGGCTGGAACGTATACCAAACTACGGCCAACGGAAGCCTTTCGATTCAAAAAGGAGACAGGCACCGGACGGTTTATCCGGGAGAATATGTCACCTCCGGTCCTCCCGGAACAATGGTAAAAGTGGGAACAGTGGTAAGTGTAAGGGTCGTTCGGGAATCATTCGAGATTCAACAAGGGTTCTATTATGTCTTTGGGCATACCCTTTCTGATCAATTCGATGATCATAATCTCGTACGATTTTATTTTAACGCTACGCCTGAGGGCGCATTAAAGATTGTACATGAACTAACTACAGCGTTAAACCGATTTCAGGTTCCTTTCCGGTTCAAAACCCTCTCATTTCCATCCAGTTACAACAGAACCGATGCAGCAGTTCTTTATATTGCAAGGCGTTATTTCCATATAGTTGCTATGAGCCTTCAAGAGGTATATGAACGCACCTTACGCTTAAAAAGTGAAATTCCACTCTTTACAAAAAAAATTCTACCAGGGATAGGGATTGCTGAAGACCCTGGAACGACCGAAAGTTTTGGAATGCATCGATGTAGACTTCTTGCTGAGGGAATTGTAGAAGCATGGAAAAATGGAAACCAGCAACTTTCAGCAAAAATGGAAGCCATAAAGAAACAATTTACTTCTAACGGACTTGACATTGAGAAGCCTTACCTGAATAAAAATTCCGTTGATTTTCTACTGCCGGATATAACAAGAGGAGTTGAAATATGA
- the rsmA gene encoding 16S rRNA (adenine(1518)-N(6)/adenine(1519)-N(6))-dimethyltransferase RsmA, protein MVYQKSKSLLKKQGLAASKKLGQNFLVHQHTAQRIVDFAELNKEDTALEIGVGLGALTGPLAEAAGQVLGLEADSGIIRLHEEQGNLPKNVRLIHQDVLKADFNELVRFSGGKRLKIIANLPYSISSPFLFQLIEQHELIDYAVVMLQKEVALRLLAKPGTKDYGVPTLMLETVATVKMLFHVGPEEFHPRPKVDSAVVRISFHPLPERAAALGDFDRKLLRSIVNSTFGQRRKTLLNGLSATGLLDKDTLRECILEAELLPTVRAEKLTLEEFVRLTQVIKARLI, encoded by the coding sequence ATGGTGTACCAAAAAAGTAAAAGCCTACTCAAAAAGCAGGGCTTAGCAGCATCGAAAAAACTAGGACAGAACTTTCTTGTTCATCAGCATACCGCGCAACGGATTGTTGATTTTGCGGAACTGAACAAGGAAGATACCGCGCTGGAAATCGGGGTAGGACTGGGTGCCTTAACAGGCCCTCTGGCAGAGGCTGCGGGCCAGGTTCTGGGACTGGAAGCTGATTCCGGCATCATCCGCCTCCACGAAGAGCAAGGGAATCTTCCGAAAAATGTCCGCCTGATTCACCAGGACGTTCTCAAGGCGGATTTTAATGAGCTGGTGCGTTTTTCCGGTGGGAAGCGCCTGAAAATCATTGCAAACCTCCCCTACTCTATTTCCTCGCCTTTTCTCTTCCAACTCATTGAGCAACATGAGCTGATAGACTATGCTGTGGTCATGCTGCAAAAAGAAGTGGCCCTGCGCCTGCTCGCCAAACCAGGCACCAAGGACTACGGCGTACCAACCCTGATGCTGGAAACCGTTGCAACAGTGAAGATGCTTTTCCATGTGGGACCGGAGGAATTTCATCCCCGGCCCAAGGTGGATTCTGCCGTGGTTCGGATCTCCTTTCATCCCCTGCCCGAACGGGCAGCGGCCTTAGGGGATTTTGATCGAAAGCTGCTCAGAAGCATCGTTAACAGTACCTTTGGTCAGCGACGCAAGACCCTGCTCAACGGTCTTTCCGCCACTGGCCTGCTTGACAAGGATACCTTACGGGAATGCATTCTAGAGGCCGAACTCCTTCCAACCGTACGAGCAGAAAAGCTCACCCTGGAAGAATTTGTCCGGCTCACCCAGGTTATCAAGGCACGGTTGATATAA
- the tsaD gene encoding tRNA (adenosine(37)-N6)-threonylcarbamoyltransferase complex transferase subunit TsaD yields MLILAIESSCDDTAAAVLADQRVLSNVVSSQFDVHAQFGGIVPELASRCHIEAIWPVVNQALADAGVTLQDIELIAATQGPGLVGSLLVGFTFAKAVALVQRIPCTGVDHLSGHLLAILLEKEEQRPSFPYTALVVSGGNTSLFAVESTTEFSLLGRTRDDAAGEAFDKVAKLLDLGYPGGPTVSKLAEQGNAEAISFPRSWLDKESLDFSFSGLKTSVANYVNQCRQKEIPVPIEDVCASFEQAVVDVLVEKSIRAAAQAGHQQVVIGGGVAANKKLRQQLQARCTEEGLRCFTPSPEYCTDNAAMIGLSGYFHFANGSTVGPDADAFSRSPLN; encoded by the coding sequence ATGCTCATACTTGCCATAGAAAGTTCCTGTGATGATACTGCGGCAGCAGTCCTGGCAGACCAACGCGTTCTGTCCAATGTCGTCAGCAGCCAGTTTGATGTGCATGCTCAGTTCGGTGGTATTGTCCCGGAACTCGCCTCCCGTTGTCATATTGAGGCTATCTGGCCGGTGGTTAACCAAGCCTTAGCCGATGCCGGAGTGACTCTTCAGGACATAGAGCTGATTGCCGCCACCCAGGGGCCGGGCTTAGTGGGCTCTCTGCTGGTCGGTTTTACCTTTGCCAAGGCCGTGGCCCTGGTTCAACGCATCCCCTGCACCGGTGTGGACCATCTGTCCGGGCATCTCCTGGCAATCCTGCTGGAAAAAGAAGAGCAACGCCCCTCCTTTCCTTACACTGCCTTGGTGGTATCCGGCGGCAACACCTCTCTCTTTGCTGTAGAGAGCACAACGGAGTTCAGTCTGCTAGGGCGAACCCGCGATGACGCTGCTGGCGAGGCATTCGACAAGGTGGCCAAGCTGCTTGATCTCGGTTATCCGGGCGGTCCCACAGTCAGCAAGCTCGCCGAACAGGGCAATGCTGAAGCAATCTCCTTTCCCCGTTCCTGGCTGGATAAGGAGAGCCTGGATTTCAGTTTCAGCGGCCTCAAAACCTCAGTGGCCAATTATGTTAATCAATGCCGACAAAAAGAGATTCCCGTGCCCATTGAAGACGTCTGCGCCTCCTTTGAACAGGCTGTAGTGGATGTGCTGGTGGAGAAGAGTATCAGAGCAGCTGCCCAGGCTGGTCATCAACAGGTGGTCATTGGTGGTGGGGTTGCAGCTAATAAGAAACTGCGCCAGCAGCTCCAGGCCCGCTGTACAGAGGAAGGACTGCGCTGCTTTACTCCATCCCCAGAGTACTGCACAGATAACGCCGCCATGATCGGTCTGTCCGGATATTTCCACTTCGCCAACGGTTCCACAGTTGGCCCGGACGCAGATGCCTTTTCCCGTTCTCCCTTGAACTGA